From one Tsukamurella tyrosinosolvens genomic stretch:
- a CDS encoding NtaA/DmoA family FMN-dependent monooxygenase (This protein belongs to a clade of FMN-dependent monooxygenases, within a broader family of flavin-dependent oxidoreductases, the luciferase-like monooxygenase (LMM) family, some of whose members use coenzyme F420 rather than FMN.): MGSPVTIDRTDVPVREGLHRKPIHLAAHFPGVNHNTVWSDPAARSQVEFESFVYLARAAERAKFDFFFLAEGLRLREHLGRIHDLDVVGRPDTFTVLTALAAVTDRIGLAGTINTTFNEPFDVARQFATLDHLSGGRAAWNMVTSSDAFTGENFRRGGYLAHADRYHRADEFVTVARKFWDGWDRGDVVHHGTQFDVRGAAPLPPSPQGHPVLLQAGDSGEGRDFAAAQADAIFTRHGSLESGRAFYADVKRRAADRGRNPDHLKVFPGAAAVVGDTTAEAQEKAHDIRRRQVSPQTALNFLEQVWGRELQSFDPDGPLPDVEPVYDAPAVQGRVLHADPREIVATYRERAEAGGLSIRELVIELNTRPQFVGTAQQVADEIDTYIQADAADGFILVPHLTPTGLDEFIDGVVPLLQERGAFRTEYAGTTLRDHLGLPVPETASGVQRAG; this comes from the coding sequence ATGGGGTCTCCTGTGACGATCGACCGCACCGACGTCCCCGTCCGGGAGGGCTTGCACCGCAAGCCGATCCACCTGGCCGCGCACTTCCCGGGCGTCAACCACAACACCGTGTGGTCGGACCCCGCGGCGCGCAGCCAGGTGGAGTTCGAGTCGTTCGTGTACCTCGCCCGGGCCGCCGAGCGCGCCAAGTTCGACTTCTTCTTCCTCGCCGAGGGGCTGCGGCTGCGGGAGCACCTCGGGCGCATCCACGACCTCGACGTGGTCGGCCGACCCGATACGTTCACTGTGCTCACCGCGCTCGCCGCCGTCACCGACCGCATCGGCCTCGCAGGCACCATCAACACGACCTTCAACGAGCCCTTCGACGTGGCACGACAGTTCGCCACCCTCGACCACCTCAGCGGCGGCCGCGCCGCGTGGAACATGGTGACCAGCTCCGACGCCTTCACCGGCGAGAACTTCCGCCGCGGGGGCTACCTCGCCCACGCCGACCGGTACCACCGGGCCGACGAATTCGTCACCGTCGCGCGGAAGTTCTGGGACGGCTGGGATCGCGGCGACGTCGTCCACCACGGCACACAGTTCGACGTGCGGGGCGCGGCACCGTTGCCACCGTCGCCGCAGGGACATCCGGTCCTGCTGCAGGCGGGCGACTCCGGCGAGGGGCGCGACTTCGCCGCGGCGCAGGCGGACGCGATCTTCACCCGCCACGGCTCGCTCGAGAGCGGCCGTGCGTTCTACGCCGACGTCAAGCGCCGGGCCGCCGACCGCGGCCGGAACCCGGATCACCTCAAGGTCTTTCCCGGCGCCGCCGCCGTCGTCGGCGACACGACCGCCGAGGCGCAGGAGAAGGCCCACGACATCCGACGCCGGCAGGTGAGCCCACAGACCGCGCTGAACTTCCTCGAGCAGGTGTGGGGCAGGGAGCTGCAGTCCTTCGATCCCGACGGTCCGCTGCCCGACGTCGAGCCCGTGTACGACGCACCGGCGGTGCAGGGCCGCGTGCTGCACGCGGATCCGCGCGAGATAGTCGCGACGTACCGCGAGCGCGCCGAGGCGGGCGGACTCTCCATCCGCGAGCTCGTGATCGAGCTCAACACCCGGCCCCAGTTCGTGGGCACGGCCCAGCAGGTGGCCGACGAGATCGACACGTACATCCAGGCGGACGCCGCGGACGGCTTCATCCTGGTGCCGCACCTCACGCCCACGGGCCTCGACGAGTTCATCGACGGCGTCGTGCCGTTGCTGCAGGAGCGCGGTGCGTTCCGGACCGAGTACGCGGGAACCACCCTCCGCGATCACCTCGGCCTGCCCGTCCCGGAGACCGCGAGCGGAGTGCAGCGCGCCGGTTAG
- a CDS encoding MarR family winged helix-turn-helix transcriptional regulator, with the protein MHDVDAAMAQWRTEYPDLDTLPMSIVGRLAHLEAAGRAAIEGPLEDEGLRRGEFDVLATLRRSGPPYALAPAALADQLLITRAGLTSRLDRLESAGLVARTPSPTDGRGKTVTLTEAGRGLIERLLPGHIRRERDLLSALTDAELHTLDGLLRRLTTP; encoded by the coding sequence GTGCATGACGTCGACGCCGCCATGGCCCAGTGGCGCACCGAGTACCCCGACCTCGACACGTTGCCGATGAGCATCGTCGGCCGCCTCGCGCACCTCGAGGCGGCCGGCCGCGCCGCGATCGAAGGACCGCTGGAGGACGAAGGACTCCGTCGCGGTGAGTTCGACGTGCTCGCGACCCTCCGCCGCTCCGGCCCGCCCTATGCCCTCGCCCCTGCGGCCCTCGCCGACCAGCTGCTCATCACCCGCGCCGGCCTCACCTCGCGTCTCGATCGGCTTGAGAGCGCCGGTCTCGTCGCACGGACCCCGAGCCCGACCGACGGCCGAGGGAAGACGGTGACGCTCACCGAAGCGGGCCGAGGGCTCATCGAACGACTCCTCCCCGGGCACATTCGCCGCGAGCGCGATCTGCTCTCCGCGTTGACCGACGCCGAACTCCACACCCTCGACGGCCTTCTGCGCAGGCTCACCACGCCCTGA
- a CDS encoding MsnO8 family LLM class oxidoreductase, translated as MMTGLNVLDLAPIPDGGTPSDALRNTLDLARRAEDWGYGRYWVAEHHFAHVASAAPAVLIGEILARTNRIRVGSAAVLIGFTTAPAVADAFGVLAALHPGRVDIGLGRTGQRLRTPPPGAPAPNPAIVAGYEHLYHPKAEPPSYTRQVEDVLDLVGGTFTADGHALRSPVAEAAADAPVWIFGSSAGESAQLAGARGLPFVANYHVSPATTLEAAQAYRDAFRPSDRLAAPHLVVSADVVVGDTDVQARELAAGFPAWVHSIRYGTGAIAYPRDSAALTDEERAAVADRSDTQFVGEPGRVADGLRALVERTSADELVITSVTHDHAARLRSHELLAKEWGLL; from the coding sequence CTGATGACCGGGCTGAACGTTCTCGACCTCGCGCCCATCCCGGACGGCGGCACCCCGTCCGACGCGCTGCGCAACACGCTGGACTTGGCGCGCCGCGCCGAGGACTGGGGGTACGGCCGCTACTGGGTCGCCGAGCACCACTTCGCGCACGTGGCGAGCGCGGCTCCCGCCGTCCTCATCGGCGAGATCCTCGCCCGCACCAACCGGATCCGCGTCGGGTCGGCGGCCGTGCTCATCGGCTTCACCACCGCCCCGGCCGTCGCCGACGCCTTCGGCGTGCTGGCCGCGCTGCACCCCGGGCGCGTGGACATCGGACTCGGCCGGACGGGGCAGCGCCTGCGGACGCCCCCGCCCGGTGCCCCCGCGCCGAACCCCGCGATCGTCGCCGGTTACGAGCACCTCTACCACCCGAAGGCGGAGCCGCCGAGCTACACGCGGCAGGTCGAGGACGTCCTGGATCTGGTCGGCGGCACCTTCACCGCCGACGGCCACGCCTTGCGCTCCCCGGTTGCCGAGGCGGCGGCGGATGCCCCCGTGTGGATCTTCGGCAGCAGTGCGGGGGAGAGCGCGCAGCTCGCCGGCGCCCGCGGCCTGCCCTTCGTCGCCAACTACCACGTGAGCCCCGCGACCACCCTCGAGGCGGCCCAGGCCTACCGGGACGCGTTCCGGCCCTCCGACCGCCTCGCCGCACCGCACCTTGTGGTGAGCGCCGACGTGGTCGTGGGCGACACCGACGTGCAGGCACGGGAGCTCGCCGCGGGCTTCCCGGCCTGGGTGCACTCCATCCGGTACGGCACCGGCGCGATCGCCTACCCGCGCGACAGCGCCGCGCTCACGGACGAGGAGCGCGCCGCCGTCGCGGACCGGAGCGACACGCAGTTCGTCGGCGAACCGGGCCGCGTCGCCGACGGTCTCCGCGCACTCGTCGAGCGGACCAGCGCCGACGAGCTCGTGATCACCTCGGTCACCCACGACCACGCCGCGCGCCTGCGCAGCCACGAACTCCTCGCCAAGGAATGGGGTCTCCTGTGA
- a CDS encoding prepilin peptidase, producing MEWGLFGGAFLAWCAALCWFDVRERRLPNVLTLPAVCVALGVSLWAVFDGAPAPLVGLTLWTAVNGTAFLARGMGAGDVKLAPTLGAVAAGAGGVPAALLAVLGAQFLTLAWALVARDRTVPHGPAMIAATLAVAASTA from the coding sequence GTGGAGTGGGGGCTCTTCGGGGGTGCGTTCTTGGCGTGGTGCGCCGCGCTGTGCTGGTTCGACGTGCGTGAGCGGCGGCTCCCGAACGTCCTGACCCTGCCCGCGGTGTGCGTCGCCCTCGGCGTCTCGCTCTGGGCGGTGTTCGACGGTGCGCCCGCCCCGTTGGTCGGGTTGACGCTCTGGACGGCGGTGAACGGCACGGCCTTCCTCGCCCGCGGAATGGGTGCCGGCGATGTGAAGCTGGCGCCGACGCTCGGCGCCGTGGCGGCCGGGGCGGGTGGGGTGCCGGCGGCGCTCCTCGCCGTCCTCGGGGCCCAGTTCCTCACGCTGGCGTGGGCGCTCGTCGCCCGCGACCGCACGGTGCCGCACGGCCCCGCGATGATCGCCGCGACTCTCGCTGTGGCGGCGTCGACCGCGTGA
- a CDS encoding class I adenylate-forming enzyme family protein, whose amino-acid sequence MSRAMRPDLSGVDPLVVNLTHRVCLGDLPTRAARSFGDRVALVDGGATVTYRELESRSNALARGLQARGYQRGDAIALQLQNRWEFVVSLFACAKLGVVAMPLNLLLGPGDVAYQLGDSGVRAVITEDVFAPALTAALDAADHRVEAVYIVANGGGALPAEVGGVPSTAFTDLPDADDSVVESIVEDRDILHCLYTSGTTARPKGVVTSHVAVHISALSSAVALGVRPDVQPAVQPIALPLFHVTALDALLMPMLVTGGTAVLLRGFDPAALAGAFVDHRVTHLTLLPMMWAALLTRPELTDENTASLRTGLYAMAPMPAELLTALRARFPGAAIILGSGQTETTPASEVQWTGHQGVKDDSWGPATVSTDVAIMGDDGALLPPGEVGEIVYRAPQLMEGYWNNAAANTEAFAHGWFHGGDIGYLDDEGVVYFTDRAKDIIKSGGENVSSVEVERVLLGHDAVAEVAVVGTPHEHWGEAVTAFVVTSPSGDADGVALLEYARQNLAGFKAPKEIVFVDALPKTATGKIQKNLVRTLRETRT is encoded by the coding sequence ATGAGCCGTGCGATGCGCCCTGACTTGTCCGGTGTCGACCCCCTCGTGGTCAACCTCACCCACCGCGTGTGCCTGGGCGATCTGCCCACGCGCGCCGCCCGTTCCTTCGGCGATCGCGTCGCGCTCGTCGACGGCGGCGCGACGGTCACCTATCGCGAGCTGGAGAGCCGCTCGAACGCCCTCGCACGGGGCCTGCAGGCGCGCGGCTACCAGCGCGGCGACGCGATCGCCCTGCAACTGCAGAACCGCTGGGAGTTCGTGGTCTCCCTGTTCGCGTGCGCGAAGCTCGGCGTCGTCGCGATGCCGCTCAACCTCCTGCTCGGCCCCGGCGACGTCGCCTACCAGCTCGGCGACAGCGGCGTCCGCGCCGTCATCACCGAGGACGTCTTCGCGCCCGCGCTCACCGCGGCCCTCGACGCCGCCGACCACCGGGTCGAGGCCGTCTACATCGTGGCCAACGGTGGCGGCGCGCTCCCCGCCGAGGTGGGCGGCGTCCCGTCGACCGCCTTCACCGATCTGCCCGACGCGGACGACTCCGTCGTGGAATCCATCGTCGAGGACCGCGACATCCTGCACTGCCTGTACACCTCGGGGACCACGGCACGGCCCAAGGGCGTCGTCACCAGCCATGTCGCGGTGCACATCTCGGCGCTCTCGTCCGCGGTCGCGCTGGGCGTGCGGCCCGACGTGCAGCCCGCGGTCCAGCCCATCGCGCTCCCGCTGTTCCACGTGACCGCCCTCGACGCGCTCCTCATGCCGATGCTCGTCACCGGCGGCACCGCAGTCCTCCTGCGCGGCTTCGATCCGGCCGCGCTCGCGGGTGCCTTCGTCGACCACCGGGTCACCCACCTGACGCTGCTGCCCATGATGTGGGCGGCCCTGCTCACCCGCCCCGAGCTCACCGACGAGAACACCGCGTCGCTGCGCACGGGTCTCTACGCGATGGCGCCCATGCCGGCCGAACTGCTCACCGCGCTGCGGGCCCGATTCCCCGGCGCCGCGATCATCCTCGGTTCCGGGCAGACCGAGACCACGCCGGCCTCGGAGGTGCAGTGGACCGGCCACCAGGGGGTCAAGGACGACTCCTGGGGCCCGGCCACCGTCTCCACCGACGTCGCGATCATGGGCGACGACGGTGCGCTGCTCCCTCCGGGCGAGGTCGGCGAGATCGTCTACCGCGCACCGCAGCTCATGGAGGGCTACTGGAACAACGCCGCGGCGAACACGGAGGCGTTCGCGCACGGCTGGTTCCACGGCGGGGATATCGGCTACCTCGACGACGAGGGCGTCGTCTACTTCACCGACCGCGCCAAGGACATCATCAAATCGGGCGGCGAGAACGTCTCCTCGGTGGAGGTCGAGCGCGTCCTGCTCGGCCACGACGCCGTCGCCGAGGTCGCCGTCGTCGGCACCCCGCACGAGCACTGGGGCGAGGCCGTCACCGCCTTCGTCGTGACGTCACCGTCGGGCGACGCCGATGGTGTCGCCCTCCTCGAGTACGCACGGCAGAACCTGGCGGGGTTCAAGGCGCCCAAGGAGATCGTCTTCGTCGACGCGCTCCCCAAGACCGCCACCGGCAAGATCCAGAAGAACCTGGTCCGCACGCTGCGCGAGACCCGGACCTAG
- a CDS encoding ABC transporter substrate-binding protein, which yields MRSRALLALPLIAAATVLAACGGSSDPAAESSGYPIPTQDVVSSVAVDPAAQALLPAGTKELTLGLTRQPGINNLPHGGEVPDGNPVGLDVDLRNAVAKALGVSWKQEIGTFSTIIPGVQNGRYQVGQGNFGVTKPRLEVVDFATYLNDGQSFVGSSNSGLTSVKTLEDLCGKKIVTGSGTTFQQILEKGVDQCTSKGKPAYTVQYLDDQGAIILSLQNNKVDAYFGPTLSLRYLVDKVPGTKFLGEYSTTVVGFVTAKGSPIAPAISQAINTLIARGEYQKLFEKWKVPTSALPKSEINPTAGF from the coding sequence ATGCGCAGCCGCGCTCTGCTCGCCCTGCCCCTGATCGCCGCCGCCACCGTCCTCGCGGCGTGCGGCGGCTCGTCCGATCCGGCGGCCGAGAGCTCCGGCTACCCGATCCCGACGCAGGACGTGGTGTCGTCCGTCGCCGTCGACCCCGCCGCGCAGGCCCTCCTGCCGGCCGGCACGAAGGAGCTGACTCTGGGGCTCACTCGCCAGCCCGGCATCAACAACCTGCCGCACGGCGGCGAGGTCCCCGACGGCAACCCGGTGGGCCTCGACGTGGATCTCCGAAACGCGGTGGCGAAGGCCCTCGGCGTGTCCTGGAAGCAGGAGATCGGGACCTTCTCCACGATCATCCCGGGGGTGCAGAACGGCCGGTACCAGGTGGGCCAGGGCAACTTCGGCGTCACCAAGCCGCGCCTCGAGGTCGTCGACTTCGCGACGTACCTCAACGACGGCCAGTCCTTCGTCGGCTCGTCGAACTCCGGCCTCACGAGCGTGAAGACGCTGGAGGACCTGTGCGGCAAGAAGATCGTCACGGGCTCGGGCACCACCTTCCAGCAGATCCTGGAGAAGGGCGTCGACCAGTGCACGTCGAAGGGCAAGCCCGCGTACACCGTCCAGTACCTGGACGACCAGGGCGCCATCATCCTCAGCCTGCAGAACAACAAGGTGGACGCGTACTTCGGCCCGACGCTCTCCCTGCGGTACCTGGTGGACAAGGTGCCCGGTACGAAGTTCCTCGGCGAGTACTCCACCACCGTGGTCGGTTTCGTGACGGCGAAGGGGTCTCCGATCGCGCCCGCGATCTCGCAGGCGATCAACACCCTCATCGCACGGGGCGAGTACCAGAAGCTGTTCGAGAAGTGGAAGGTCCCGACCTCGGCACTGCCGAAGTCCGAGATCAACCCGACCGCGGGGTTCTGA
- a CDS encoding shikimate dehydrogenase → MRAVIRRAAVLGKPIAHSLSPVLHGAAFAALGLDWTYERIECDAEALPGLVGGFGPEWVGVSVTMPGKFAALEFAEERTERAVTVGSANTLVRTESGWLADCTDVDGADGLLAECGATGESAVVVGAGGTARPVFAALADRGFTRTTVLARSEERAQGALACAEAFGLAAAWAPLAAAAVPHADVVVSTLPGSAQPDDFPLMDALSSAAPAVADVAYDPWPTLLVAAAEAKGARTAGGLTMLLHQAFRQAEWFTGEPAPRAAMAAALAAAREAR, encoded by the coding sequence CTGCGGGCCGTGATCCGGCGCGCCGCGGTCCTCGGAAAGCCGATCGCGCACTCGCTCTCGCCGGTCCTGCACGGTGCGGCGTTCGCCGCGCTCGGCCTCGACTGGACCTACGAGCGGATCGAGTGCGACGCGGAGGCGCTGCCCGGCCTCGTCGGCGGCTTCGGCCCCGAGTGGGTCGGCGTCTCGGTCACGATGCCCGGGAAGTTCGCGGCGCTGGAGTTCGCGGAGGAGCGCACCGAGCGCGCCGTCACCGTCGGTTCCGCCAACACCCTGGTCCGCACGGAATCGGGCTGGCTCGCCGACTGCACCGACGTCGACGGTGCCGACGGCCTCCTGGCCGAGTGCGGCGCGACGGGGGAGTCCGCGGTCGTCGTCGGCGCGGGCGGCACGGCCCGCCCGGTGTTCGCCGCGCTCGCCGACCGGGGCTTCACCCGCACGACGGTCCTCGCCCGCTCGGAGGAGCGGGCACAGGGCGCGCTGGCCTGCGCCGAGGCGTTCGGTCTCGCCGCGGCCTGGGCGCCGCTCGCCGCTGCCGCGGTACCGCACGCCGACGTGGTGGTCTCCACGCTCCCCGGTTCCGCCCAGCCGGATGACTTCCCGTTGATGGACGCGCTGTCCTCGGCGGCCCCGGCCGTCGCCGACGTGGCCTACGATCCGTGGCCCACCCTGCTCGTGGCGGCCGCGGAGGCGAAGGGCGCTCGCACCGCGGGCGGCCTGACGATGCTGCTGCACCAGGCGTTCCGGCAAGCGGAGTGGTTCACCGGCGAGCCCGCGCCGCGCGCGGCGATGGCGGCGGCGCTCGCCGCCGCGAGGGAGGCACGATGA
- a CDS encoding LLM class flavin-dependent oxidoreductase, with amino-acid sequence MTESTSRPVLGIALEPFGWHPAAFAEVGADPLEATSAEHWVGLARSAEAAAADLVTFEDSFSLTARDRLTGRFDATLLAARVAPAVPRIGLVPTVTATHTEPFHASKAIATLDYVSGGRAGVLPATTGAAADAALFGRKQPQDPVSRAAEAREYVEVLRDLWDSWEDDAIVKDVATGRFVDRDRLHYIDFQGENFSVKGPSITPRPPQGRPPVIVRVTDAAAEAVAADADVAIVPAAADEDLADTARRLRAAGVPLLLVDVTVHLADSERTAQRRIEKLDRREPADDDTLVFAGTGESLARTVSGWQSLGFDGARLRPGVNAVDLPRLRAAFAPLLPGAPRAGTLREILGLAPAVNRFVAVKGA; translated from the coding sequence GTGACCGAATCGACCTCACGCCCTGTCCTCGGGATCGCCCTGGAGCCGTTCGGCTGGCATCCCGCAGCGTTCGCGGAGGTCGGCGCGGATCCACTGGAGGCCACCTCCGCGGAGCACTGGGTTGGGCTGGCCCGCTCCGCGGAGGCGGCTGCCGCCGACCTCGTGACCTTCGAGGACTCATTCTCGCTGACCGCCCGCGACCGCCTCACCGGCCGGTTCGACGCCACGCTCCTCGCCGCGCGCGTCGCGCCCGCGGTCCCGCGGATCGGCCTGGTCCCCACCGTGACCGCCACGCACACCGAGCCCTTCCACGCCTCGAAGGCCATCGCGACGCTGGACTACGTCAGTGGCGGCCGCGCCGGGGTGCTTCCCGCGACGACGGGCGCCGCCGCGGATGCGGCCCTGTTCGGCCGTAAGCAGCCGCAGGACCCGGTTTCTCGCGCCGCAGAGGCCCGTGAGTACGTCGAAGTGCTGCGCGACCTCTGGGACAGCTGGGAGGACGACGCGATCGTCAAGGACGTCGCCACCGGCCGGTTCGTCGATCGGGACCGCCTGCACTACATCGACTTCCAGGGCGAGAACTTCTCCGTCAAGGGGCCGTCGATCACGCCGCGCCCGCCGCAGGGTCGGCCGCCGGTGATCGTCCGCGTCACGGACGCCGCCGCGGAGGCCGTCGCCGCCGATGCGGACGTCGCGATCGTTCCGGCCGCGGCCGACGAGGACCTCGCCGACACTGCGCGACGGCTCCGTGCCGCCGGCGTCCCGCTGCTCCTCGTCGATGTCACCGTCCACCTCGCCGACTCCGAGCGGACTGCGCAGCGCCGTATCGAGAAGCTGGATCGCCGCGAGCCCGCGGACGACGACACGCTCGTCTTCGCGGGGACGGGGGAGTCGTTGGCGCGCACCGTCTCCGGGTGGCAGTCCCTCGGCTTCGACGGTGCGCGGCTCCGTCCCGGCGTCAACGCCGTCGACCTGCCCAGGCTCCGCGCGGCCTTCGCGCCACTGCTGCCCGGCGCGCCTCGGGCGGGAACGCTCCGCGAGATCCTCGGCCTCGCACCCGCGGTCAACCGTTTCGTCGCCGTGAAGGGGGCCTGA
- a CDS encoding cupin domain-containing protein: MIVRNPELVGEASGPQVALFADASATGETASVQRVHLPAGADGASPHFHTRSTELFYVLDGALDMLVGEELVAVEAGGLAVIPPNTVHAFAAGPAVPATALIVLTPGVERFGYFRLLRDVATGAAAPSDLVAAQDQYDNHFVDSPLWRERPRGGRTIPLDPR; the protein is encoded by the coding sequence ATGATCGTTCGGAATCCGGAACTCGTCGGCGAGGCGTCGGGGCCGCAGGTCGCGTTGTTCGCGGACGCGTCGGCCACAGGGGAGACGGCGAGCGTGCAACGCGTGCACCTTCCAGCGGGCGCCGACGGCGCCTCACCCCATTTCCACACCCGGTCCACCGAGCTCTTCTACGTCCTCGACGGCGCCCTCGACATGCTGGTCGGCGAGGAGCTCGTCGCCGTCGAGGCGGGTGGCCTCGCGGTGATCCCACCGAACACGGTGCACGCCTTCGCCGCCGGACCCGCGGTTCCGGCGACCGCGCTCATCGTCCTGACGCCCGGCGTCGAGCGCTTCGGCTACTTCCGGCTGCTGCGCGACGTCGCGACCGGGGCGGCGGCACCGTCGGACCTGGTCGCGGCCCAGGATCAGTACGACAACCACTTCGTCGACAGCCCGCTCTGGCGTGAGCGTCCCCGCGGCGGACGGACGATTCCCTTGGATCCACGGTGA
- a CDS encoding acyl-CoA thioesterase produces the protein MSTDFRYRFRPRYYEIDRQGVMFNMWYLGYVDTAIGEFYADRGTPYEAMLAAGYDSQVVHVELDYAAGLTDEGDTELVMRTGRIGTKSFTIEFVFVTDLDADEPTEAVAGRIVYAVIAADGSGAIPIPDALREALQA, from the coding sequence ATGAGTACCGACTTCCGCTACCGGTTCCGGCCGCGGTACTACGAGATCGACCGCCAGGGCGTCATGTTCAACATGTGGTACCTCGGCTACGTCGACACGGCGATCGGCGAGTTCTACGCCGACCGCGGCACGCCCTACGAGGCGATGCTCGCGGCCGGCTACGACTCGCAGGTGGTGCACGTCGAGCTCGACTACGCGGCGGGCCTGACCGACGAGGGCGACACCGAGCTGGTCATGCGGACCGGCCGGATCGGCACGAAGAGCTTCACGATCGAGTTCGTCTTCGTCACCGACCTCGACGCCGACGAGCCGACCGAGGCCGTCGCCGGCCGGATCGTGTACGCCGTGATCGCCGCCGACGGCTCGGGCGCCATCCCGATCCCCGATGCGCTGCGCGAGGCCCTGCAGGCCTGA
- a CDS encoding LLM class flavin-dependent oxidoreductase translates to MTIESLAFLTPGNYLDADPAAGLEDTLRLIAFGEGLGYRGAWVRQRHLEHGISSAAVFLGAASQRTSTIELGTAVIPIGYENPFRLAEDLSLADALSRGRLQPGFSTGMPHADLLADVVFDGDWRAYELGHARVARTVEHLRGAFLGGEDARIESPGNVQRPRLQPHTPGLADRSWYGGTSLGSSRWTGEAGLHLLTGNIVSAAGIDSDDFGTVQATLVDAYRAAGGAGKRVAVGRVIVPTDSADRATVARYREYVRSRHDRTLTAHGEKRTLFAEDLVGPIAEIAERLAADPAFSPESGPVTEFRLELPYEFDVRDYEQILTDARGLLPALSSAA, encoded by the coding sequence GTGACGATCGAGTCGCTCGCCTTCCTCACGCCGGGCAACTACCTCGACGCGGATCCGGCTGCCGGGCTCGAGGACACGCTGCGCCTCATCGCGTTCGGCGAGGGCCTGGGGTACCGCGGCGCCTGGGTGCGGCAGCGCCACCTGGAGCACGGTATCTCCTCCGCGGCGGTCTTCCTCGGGGCGGCGTCGCAGCGCACGTCCACGATCGAGCTGGGCACCGCGGTCATCCCGATCGGCTACGAGAACCCGTTCCGCTTGGCCGAGGACCTATCGCTCGCGGACGCGCTCTCCCGCGGCAGGCTGCAGCCGGGGTTCTCCACCGGGATGCCGCACGCCGACCTGCTCGCGGACGTGGTCTTCGACGGTGACTGGCGCGCGTACGAACTCGGCCACGCGCGGGTCGCACGCACCGTCGAGCACCTGCGCGGCGCGTTCCTCGGCGGCGAGGACGCGCGGATCGAGTCCCCCGGCAACGTACAGCGGCCCCGGCTGCAGCCGCACACCCCCGGCCTGGCGGACCGCTCCTGGTACGGCGGAACGTCGCTCGGCTCGTCGCGGTGGACCGGCGAGGCCGGCCTGCACCTGCTGACCGGCAACATCGTCTCGGCAGCGGGCATCGACTCCGATGACTTCGGTACGGTCCAGGCCACGCTCGTCGACGCCTACCGCGCCGCGGGCGGGGCCGGCAAACGGGTCGCCGTCGGCCGGGTGATCGTGCCGACGGACAGCGCCGACCGCGCCACCGTCGCGCGGTACCGCGAGTACGTGCGGTCGCGCCACGACCGCACGCTGACGGCGCACGGCGAGAAACGCACCCTGTTCGCCGAGGATCTCGTGGGGCCGATCGCGGAGATCGCCGAACGGCTCGCCGCCGACCCGGCGTTCTCCCCGGAATCCGGGCCGGTCACCGAGTTCCGTCTGGAGCTGCCGTACGAGTTCGACGTCCGGGACTACGAGCAGATCCTCACCGACGCGCGCGGACTGCTGCCCGCCCTGTCGTCGGCGGCCTAG